The following are encoded together in the Phaseolus vulgaris cultivar G19833 chromosome 9, P. vulgaris v2.0, whole genome shotgun sequence genome:
- the LOC137820039 gene encoding isoamylase 3, chloroplastic isoform X1: MLLQPLLCGSKVASQSTLFASVFSAENNAGRCSFTGNSSVRDVRPVRLMKQASGSITNNERGVFSEIMDRHKLKTPDAYGRRAQEGVLQEESSKVMESRPSGKIFPGQAFPLGVSEVDSGINFSIFSQHATAVTLCLVLPERGSIDTMNGDMIEVVLDPDLNKTGDIWHICIEDLPRSNVLYGYRIDGPQDWGKGHRFDNSIVLVDPYAKLVEGRRYFGDISTKLSRFLGTYDFDSLPFDWGENYKLPNISEKDLVIYEMNVRAFTFDESSGLDSNIRGSYLGVIEKIPHLLELGINAVELLPVFEFDELEFQRRPNPRDHMINTWGYSTINFFSPMSRYASAGGGSVNASREFKEMVKALHSSGIEVILDVVYNHTNEADDANPYTTSFRGIDNKVYYMLDNNGQLLNFSGCGNTLNCNHAVVTELILDSLRHWVTEYHVDGFRFDLASVLCRGIDGSPLNAPPIIRAIAKDAVLSRCKIIAEPWDCGGLYLVGSFPNWDRWAEWNGKYRDDVRKFIKGDYGVKGSFATRVSGSSDLYKMNKRRPYHSINFVIAHDGFTLRDLVSYNLKHNEANGEGGNDGTNDNFSWNCGFEGETDDASIRALRSRQMKNFHLALMISQGTPMMLMGDEYGHTRNGNNNSYGHDTTINNFLWDQLDAQKSDHFRFFSKVIKYRHAHEVFSHESFLGKNDITWHEDNWDNHDSKFLAFTLHDRSGADIYLAFNAHEYFVKVLLPTPPEMRKWFRVGDTNLKSPEDFVLDGVHSIGNTYNIAPYSSILLEAKY, encoded by the exons ATGCTCCTCCAGCCATTACTTTGCGGTTCAAAAGTCGCATCTCAATCCACACTTTTCGCTTCGGTGTTTTCAGCCGAAAACAACGCCGGCCGCTGTTCGTTTACCGGAAATTCGTCCGTCCGTGACGTGAG GCCGGTGAGGCTTATGAAGCAAGCATCGGGAAGCATAACGAACAATGAACGTGGAGTTTTTAGTGAG ATAATGGATCGTCACAAGCTTAAGACACCCGATGCTTATGGCCGTCGTGCTCAAGAAGGGGTTCTTCAG GAAGAATCCTCCAAAGTGATGGAGAGCAGACCATCAGGGAAAATTTTCCCAGGCCAGGCATTTCCATTGGGTGTATCAGAAGTTGACAGTGGCAtcaatttttctatattttcacAACATGCAACTGCTGTCACACTTTGTTTAGTCCTTCCTGAGAG GGGAAGTATAGACACCATGAATGGTGACATGATAGAAGTGGTTTTGGATCCTGATTTGAACAAAACTGGGGACATTTGGCACATATGTATTGAG GATCTTCCTCGAAGCAATGTTCTATACGGATATCGCATAGATGGACCTCAAGACTGGGGCAAGGGGCATCGATTTGACAACAGCATTGTGCTTGTTGATCCTTATGCAAAACTAGTTGAAGGTCGAAGATATTTTGGGGATATTAGCACAAAGTTGTCTAGGTTTCTTGGCACATATGATTTTGACAGCTTGCCTTTCGATTGGGGAGAAAATTACAAGCTTCCAAATATTTCTGAG AAAGATCTTGTTATATATGAGATGAATGTCCGTGCATTTACGTTTGATGAATCTAGTGGTTTGGATAGCAACATTCGTGGGAGCTATCTCGGTGTGATTGAAAAG ATTCCACACCTTCTAGAGCTTGGTATCAATGCAGTAGAATTGCTGCCTGTCTTCGAGTTTGATGAGTTGGAATTCCAGAGGCGTCCAAATCCCAGAGATCACATG ATTAATACATGGGGTTATTCTACAATAAATTTCTTTTCTCCTATGAGTCGCTATGCTAGTGCTGGTGGAGGATCAGTTAATGCTTCTCGAGAGTTCAAAGAAATGGTTAAAGCCTTACATTCTTCTGGTATAGAG GTTATTTTGGATGTGGTCTATAATCATACTAATGAGGCTGATGATGCCAATCCTTACACTACCTCGTTTCGTGGCATAGATAATAAG GTTTATTACATGCTGGACAATAATGGGCAATTGCTGAACTTCTCTGGCTGtg GAAATACATTAAACTGTAACCATGCTGTGGTTACGGAGCTAATTCTTGACAGCCTAAGACACTG GGTCACTGAATATCACGTGGATGGATTTCGATTTGATCTTGCAAGTGTCCTGTGTCGTGGAATTGATGGCTCCCCCCTTAATGCCCCCCCAATTATTAGG GCAATTGCTAAAGATGCAGTCTTATCAAGATGTAAAATTATTGCAGAGCCTTGGGATTgtggaggtctttatcttgttGGGAGTTTTCCAAATTGGGATCg GTGGGCTGAATGGAATGGGAAATATCGTGATGATGTACGGAAATTTATTAAG GGTGATTATGGTGTGAAGGGGAGCTTTGCTACTCGTGTTTCTGGGTCTTCTGATCTTTACAAA ATGAACAAGCGAAGGCCATATCATAGTATTAACTTCGTTATTGCACATGATGGATTCACCTTGCGTGATCTTGTTTCATACAATTTGAAG CACAATGAAGCGAATGGGGAAGGTGGAAATGATGGTACCAATGATAATTTTAGTTGGAATTGTGGTTTTGAAG GGGAAACTGATGATGCTAGTATAAGAGCTTTGCGATCAAGGCAAATGAAAAACTTTCACTTGGCACTAATGATATCTCAG GGTACACCAATGATGCTAATGGGAGATGAATATGGTCATACTCGCAATGGAAATAACAATAGTTATGGACATGATACCaccataaataattttttgtggGATCAG TTGGATGCCCAGAAGAGTGATCACTTCAGGTTTTTCTCGAAGGTGATAAAGTACAGGCATGCACATGAAGTATTCAGTCATGAAAGTTTTCTCGGCAAG AATGacataacatggcatgaagacAATTGGGATAACCATGACAGCAAATTTCTTGCATTCAC GCTTCATGACAGGAGTGGGGCAGATATCTATTTGGCATTTAATGCTCACGAATACTTTGTCAAAGTTCTGCTGCCCACACCTCCAGAAATGAGGAAGTGGTTCCGTGTG GGGGACACTAATCTCAAATCACCGGAGGACTTTGTTCTAGATGGTGTTCATAGCATAGGAAACACGTATAATATAGCTCCATACTCCTCCATTCTTCTTGAGGCGAAGTATTGA
- the LOC137820039 gene encoding isoamylase 3, chloroplastic isoform X2 — protein MDRHKLKTPDAYGRRAQEGVLQEESSKVMESRPSGKIFPGQAFPLGVSEVDSGINFSIFSQHATAVTLCLVLPERGSIDTMNGDMIEVVLDPDLNKTGDIWHICIEDLPRSNVLYGYRIDGPQDWGKGHRFDNSIVLVDPYAKLVEGRRYFGDISTKLSRFLGTYDFDSLPFDWGENYKLPNISEKDLVIYEMNVRAFTFDESSGLDSNIRGSYLGVIEKIPHLLELGINAVELLPVFEFDELEFQRRPNPRDHMINTWGYSTINFFSPMSRYASAGGGSVNASREFKEMVKALHSSGIEVILDVVYNHTNEADDANPYTTSFRGIDNKVYYMLDNNGQLLNFSGCGNTLNCNHAVVTELILDSLRHWVTEYHVDGFRFDLASVLCRGIDGSPLNAPPIIRAIAKDAVLSRCKIIAEPWDCGGLYLVGSFPNWDRWAEWNGKYRDDVRKFIKGDYGVKGSFATRVSGSSDLYKMNKRRPYHSINFVIAHDGFTLRDLVSYNLKHNEANGEGGNDGTNDNFSWNCGFEGETDDASIRALRSRQMKNFHLALMISQGTPMMLMGDEYGHTRNGNNNSYGHDTTINNFLWDQLDAQKSDHFRFFSKVIKYRHAHEVFSHESFLGKNDITWHEDNWDNHDSKFLAFTLHDRSGADIYLAFNAHEYFVKVLLPTPPEMRKWFRVGDTNLKSPEDFVLDGVHSIGNTYNIAPYSSILLEAKY, from the exons ATGGATCGTCACAAGCTTAAGACACCCGATGCTTATGGCCGTCGTGCTCAAGAAGGGGTTCTTCAG GAAGAATCCTCCAAAGTGATGGAGAGCAGACCATCAGGGAAAATTTTCCCAGGCCAGGCATTTCCATTGGGTGTATCAGAAGTTGACAGTGGCAtcaatttttctatattttcacAACATGCAACTGCTGTCACACTTTGTTTAGTCCTTCCTGAGAG GGGAAGTATAGACACCATGAATGGTGACATGATAGAAGTGGTTTTGGATCCTGATTTGAACAAAACTGGGGACATTTGGCACATATGTATTGAG GATCTTCCTCGAAGCAATGTTCTATACGGATATCGCATAGATGGACCTCAAGACTGGGGCAAGGGGCATCGATTTGACAACAGCATTGTGCTTGTTGATCCTTATGCAAAACTAGTTGAAGGTCGAAGATATTTTGGGGATATTAGCACAAAGTTGTCTAGGTTTCTTGGCACATATGATTTTGACAGCTTGCCTTTCGATTGGGGAGAAAATTACAAGCTTCCAAATATTTCTGAG AAAGATCTTGTTATATATGAGATGAATGTCCGTGCATTTACGTTTGATGAATCTAGTGGTTTGGATAGCAACATTCGTGGGAGCTATCTCGGTGTGATTGAAAAG ATTCCACACCTTCTAGAGCTTGGTATCAATGCAGTAGAATTGCTGCCTGTCTTCGAGTTTGATGAGTTGGAATTCCAGAGGCGTCCAAATCCCAGAGATCACATG ATTAATACATGGGGTTATTCTACAATAAATTTCTTTTCTCCTATGAGTCGCTATGCTAGTGCTGGTGGAGGATCAGTTAATGCTTCTCGAGAGTTCAAAGAAATGGTTAAAGCCTTACATTCTTCTGGTATAGAG GTTATTTTGGATGTGGTCTATAATCATACTAATGAGGCTGATGATGCCAATCCTTACACTACCTCGTTTCGTGGCATAGATAATAAG GTTTATTACATGCTGGACAATAATGGGCAATTGCTGAACTTCTCTGGCTGtg GAAATACATTAAACTGTAACCATGCTGTGGTTACGGAGCTAATTCTTGACAGCCTAAGACACTG GGTCACTGAATATCACGTGGATGGATTTCGATTTGATCTTGCAAGTGTCCTGTGTCGTGGAATTGATGGCTCCCCCCTTAATGCCCCCCCAATTATTAGG GCAATTGCTAAAGATGCAGTCTTATCAAGATGTAAAATTATTGCAGAGCCTTGGGATTgtggaggtctttatcttgttGGGAGTTTTCCAAATTGGGATCg GTGGGCTGAATGGAATGGGAAATATCGTGATGATGTACGGAAATTTATTAAG GGTGATTATGGTGTGAAGGGGAGCTTTGCTACTCGTGTTTCTGGGTCTTCTGATCTTTACAAA ATGAACAAGCGAAGGCCATATCATAGTATTAACTTCGTTATTGCACATGATGGATTCACCTTGCGTGATCTTGTTTCATACAATTTGAAG CACAATGAAGCGAATGGGGAAGGTGGAAATGATGGTACCAATGATAATTTTAGTTGGAATTGTGGTTTTGAAG GGGAAACTGATGATGCTAGTATAAGAGCTTTGCGATCAAGGCAAATGAAAAACTTTCACTTGGCACTAATGATATCTCAG GGTACACCAATGATGCTAATGGGAGATGAATATGGTCATACTCGCAATGGAAATAACAATAGTTATGGACATGATACCaccataaataattttttgtggGATCAG TTGGATGCCCAGAAGAGTGATCACTTCAGGTTTTTCTCGAAGGTGATAAAGTACAGGCATGCACATGAAGTATTCAGTCATGAAAGTTTTCTCGGCAAG AATGacataacatggcatgaagacAATTGGGATAACCATGACAGCAAATTTCTTGCATTCAC GCTTCATGACAGGAGTGGGGCAGATATCTATTTGGCATTTAATGCTCACGAATACTTTGTCAAAGTTCTGCTGCCCACACCTCCAGAAATGAGGAAGTGGTTCCGTGTG GGGGACACTAATCTCAAATCACCGGAGGACTTTGTTCTAGATGGTGTTCATAGCATAGGAAACACGTATAATATAGCTCCATACTCCTCCATTCTTCTTGAGGCGAAGTATTGA
- the LOC137822661 gene encoding uncharacterized protein → MANDNEEQQQSTTRSSIMEWKHMHPLQQIAETPTHKLLLKQWLKEEELINTRIALKETQIDSTRKEITTLYIFFFLFHSTTLMLLFNSSQSSPSPSCSRSWVPSLCSLLFSLGIIWAFRYKSDVEAHMEKMLLREKEDKGLLGKCVEELKKKGLEFDLLKEVDALRRAKSLRVETKDVRKWSSRDIVSFFFFSMACFSLALTRVILCG, encoded by the coding sequence ATGGCCAACGACAACGAAGAACAACAACAGAGCACAACGAGATCATCGATCATGGAGTGGAAGCACATGCACCCACTTCAGCAAATCGCCGAAACACCCACCCACAAGCTCCTCCTGAAGCAGTGGCTGAAAGAAGAGGAACTCATCAATACCCGCATAGCCCTGAAGGAGACTCAAATAGATTCGACGCGCAAAGAGATCACCACACTCtacatcttcttcttcctcttccactCCACTACCCTCATGCTCCTCTTCAACTCTTCACAATCATCACCATCTCCTTCCTGTAGCAGATCATGGGTCCCTTCACTGTGCTCTCTGCTATTTTCGCTTGGCATCATATGGGCCTTCCGGTACAAGAGCGATGTGGAGGCTCACATGGAGAAGATGCTGCTGCGGGAGAAAGAGGACAAAGGGTTGCTGGGGAAGTGCGTGGAGGAGTTGAAGAAGAAAGGGTTGGAGTTTGATTTGTTGAAGGAGGTGGATGCTTTGAGGAGAGCCAAGAGTTTGAGGGTGGAGACCAAAGATGTTAGGAAATGGTCATCAAGGGACattgtttcctttttctttttctccatGGCTTGCTTCTCTCTTGCTCTCACAAGGGTCATTTTGTGCGGTTAG
- the LOC137822181 gene encoding classical arabinogalactan protein 6-like — protein sequence MAKTTFLFLFALLLTSALAQAPSGSAPAATPKASAPNASPPAATNASAPANASPPTATNASAPTATNASAPTASNASSPTASAPTTSNASSPTPSKASPPTATKASPATSPTSSKSPASSPSSSTPSSSSPTSSESPTDSPPSPDASDSASSPASVSDGPADGPSALAPSSLAPHRRVSTAGPVFVVLFAAVAGLMM from the coding sequence ATGGCAAAAACAaccttcctcttcctcttcgccTTACTACTTACCTCCGCTCTCGCTCAAGCTCCATCCGGTTCCGCCCCCGCCGCCACTCCCAAAGCCTCAGCTCCCAATGCCTCTCCACCCGCCGCTACCAACGCCTCTGCACCCGCCAACGCTTCTCCTCCCACCGCCACCAACGCCTCTGCTCCCACCGCCACCAACGCCTCTGCTCCCACCGCCTCCAACGCCTCTTCTCCAACCGCCTCTGCTCCAACGACCTCCAACGCCTCTTCTCCAACGCCCTCCAAGGCCTCTCCTCCCACCGCCACCAAAGCCTCTCCCGCCACCTCACCCACTTCCTCCAAATCTCCAGCCTCTTCTCCCTCGTCCTCCACTCCCTCTTCTTCCTCCCCCACCAGCTCCGAATCTCCCACCGACTCTCCCCCCTCTCCCGACGCCTCCGATTCAGCCTCCAGTCCCGCCTCAGTCAGCGATGGACCCGCCGACGGCCCCTCCGCTCTCGCTCCCAGCAGCCTCGCCCCCCACCGCAGAGTCTCCACCGCCGGACCTGTCTTCGTCGTCTTATTCGCCGCCGTGGCCGGGTTGATGATGTAG